A section of the Vibrio vulnificus CMCP6 genome encodes:
- the recC gene encoding exodeoxyribonuclease V subunit gamma: MFTVYHSNQVDVLKSLLVELIRLNPLQNPFDKEQILVQSPGMSQWLKMELAKEFGVAANIEFPLPATFIWDMFTHVLADVPKRSAFNKEAMTWKLMHLLPQQLALAEFSPLARYLQDDEEGAKLYQLSEKIADIFDGYLVYRPEWIRDWEAGKAVAEIGDEHPWQPMLWQALYDHTVALGQSPYHRANLYEHFIDSLENYTGQFEHLPQRLFVFGITSLPPRYMDALKTLGQHIDVHLMFTNPCRYYWGEVRDRKFLARLAAKQRQHLVWQQDHSQLQGQSEQLKGSIEDNLADELHTEVVGNSLLASMGKLGRDNMYLLSQLESHEIEAFVDIEPDSLLHQLQADILNLEEHQDDDHIESSHHKPLIEANDRSLSLHVCHSPMREVEVLHDQLLAMFDADPTLKPRDIIVMVADINAYSPAIQAVFGNAPGERFIPYSISDRTADQESPILNAFLTLVNLPQMRCLASELLELLETPAILQKFSLSETEFLQAKQWVEASGIRWGLDAQTGCEFDLPQTRQNTWQFGIQRMLLGYAMPESAGLFQSGEEWLAPYNEVQGMGAELAGKLSYFIEKVRCYRHALAQAQNIDAWRQQLHGVLADFFAVDLEGEVALKSIRDTLGQLKEQLSDAAFEAELSPSVIRQYLLNKLSGSRVSQRFLAGQVNFCTLMPMRSIPFRTVCLLGMNDGVYPRSVAPEGFDLIHGRARAGDRSRRDDDRYLFLEALLSAQQSVYISYVGRSVQDNTEKVPSVLVAELMEYCQQNYCLAGDEHLGVDESGAHLLKAITCEHPMVPFSPKAFLGEPPSNAKSYAKEWIPAAQQQSEGQVPSQPSAPFYQALDDYLLGATFPLELDLVELQRFWRLPVQYFFNRRLKVVFEPPMAVMADEEPFVLDGLNSFQLREQLLHRLLSDENCTPDMVQPLIEGVRSEMRAQGKLPIGAFGELEFDTNRVQAEALIEKLTGLSHAALDDLEVDLTFTPFGEGKTIHLSGWLTQHYQSGLLRYRSGKIRSQDYLAGWIDHLSMSAMGVAKVTHLIGYDKKEGVVHLKYSAMADAGQAKSLLNELIRLYIEGMTQPLAYFPKTALAAIEAGISRGQWNDDEEKALKKMADTFNDGFLGAGEGADSYISRIWPKWNEQLAHQVRLMSSLVLQGARLSVVDASEEA; this comes from the coding sequence GTGTTTACTGTCTATCACTCCAATCAAGTGGATGTGCTCAAATCTCTGTTGGTGGAACTGATTCGCCTCAATCCTTTGCAAAATCCCTTCGACAAAGAGCAAATCTTGGTGCAAAGCCCAGGCATGTCTCAATGGTTGAAAATGGAACTGGCGAAAGAGTTTGGCGTGGCAGCAAACATCGAATTTCCGCTACCCGCGACATTTATCTGGGATATGTTTACCCACGTTTTGGCGGATGTGCCAAAACGCAGTGCTTTTAACAAAGAAGCGATGACGTGGAAGCTGATGCATTTGTTGCCGCAGCAACTTGCACTGGCGGAGTTCTCGCCTTTAGCTCGCTATCTTCAAGACGATGAAGAAGGTGCCAAGCTTTACCAACTGTCGGAAAAAATTGCCGATATTTTTGATGGCTATTTGGTGTATCGCCCTGAATGGATACGTGATTGGGAAGCGGGGAAGGCCGTGGCTGAGATTGGTGATGAGCATCCTTGGCAGCCCATGTTGTGGCAAGCACTGTATGACCATACCGTCGCGCTTGGGCAATCGCCGTACCATCGCGCCAACCTATACGAACATTTCATTGATAGCTTAGAAAACTACACTGGCCAGTTTGAACACTTGCCGCAGCGCTTGTTTGTTTTCGGTATCACCTCACTGCCTCCACGTTACATGGACGCGCTTAAAACGCTCGGTCAGCATATTGACGTGCATCTGATGTTTACCAACCCGTGTCGATACTATTGGGGTGAAGTGCGCGATCGCAAATTTCTGGCTCGTTTGGCGGCGAAACAGCGTCAGCACCTCGTGTGGCAACAAGATCATTCGCAGCTTCAGGGCCAAAGTGAGCAATTGAAAGGCAGTATTGAAGACAATCTTGCCGATGAACTGCACACCGAGGTGGTGGGCAACAGCTTGCTGGCTTCGATGGGCAAACTTGGCCGTGACAACATGTACTTGTTGTCACAATTGGAATCGCATGAGATTGAAGCGTTTGTCGATATCGAACCAGACTCGCTATTGCATCAACTGCAAGCCGACATCCTCAACTTGGAAGAGCACCAAGATGACGACCATATCGAGAGCAGCCATCATAAACCGCTCATCGAAGCGAATGATCGCTCTTTGAGCCTGCACGTCTGCCACAGCCCAATGCGTGAAGTGGAAGTGCTGCACGATCAATTGCTGGCGATGTTCGATGCCGACCCAACCCTCAAACCGCGCGATATTATCGTGATGGTGGCGGACATCAATGCCTACAGCCCTGCGATTCAAGCGGTGTTTGGCAACGCGCCGGGTGAACGATTCATCCCCTATTCCATTTCAGATCGAACCGCCGATCAAGAAAGCCCGATTCTCAACGCGTTTTTGACGTTGGTGAATTTGCCACAAATGCGCTGTTTGGCGTCAGAGCTGTTGGAACTGCTAGAAACCCCCGCGATTTTGCAGAAATTCTCCTTGAGTGAAACGGAGTTCTTGCAAGCAAAACAATGGGTGGAAGCGTCAGGTATCCGTTGGGGGCTCGATGCGCAAACTGGATGTGAGTTTGACCTACCTCAGACAAGACAAAATACCTGGCAGTTTGGTATTCAACGCATGTTACTTGGCTACGCCATGCCAGAATCGGCTGGCTTGTTCCAAAGCGGTGAGGAATGGCTTGCTCCTTACAACGAAGTTCAGGGAATGGGAGCGGAGCTGGCGGGCAAACTGAGCTACTTCATTGAAAAGGTGCGCTGCTATCGCCACGCCTTAGCTCAAGCGCAAAACATTGACGCATGGCGACAACAATTACACGGTGTCTTGGCGGATTTCTTCGCCGTCGACTTAGAAGGCGAAGTGGCATTGAAATCGATTCGCGATACGTTGGGACAGTTAAAAGAACAGTTGAGTGATGCGGCATTTGAGGCGGAATTGTCACCGAGTGTGATTCGTCAATATCTGCTCAATAAACTGTCCGGTAGTCGTGTAAGCCAGCGTTTTCTTGCCGGACAAGTGAATTTTTGTACCTTGATGCCGATGCGTTCGATTCCATTTCGCACCGTCTGTTTATTAGGGATGAACGATGGCGTCTATCCACGCAGTGTGGCGCCGGAAGGATTCGATTTAATTCATGGCCGCGCCAGAGCCGGGGATCGCTCTCGCCGCGACGATGACCGCTACTTGTTCCTTGAAGCTCTGTTGTCTGCGCAGCAAAGTGTTTACATCAGCTATGTCGGACGTTCCGTGCAAGACAACACAGAGAAAGTGCCGTCGGTGCTGGTGGCTGAGTTGATGGAGTATTGTCAGCAAAACTACTGTTTAGCGGGGGATGAGCATCTGGGTGTGGATGAATCCGGTGCGCATCTATTAAAGGCGATCACCTGCGAGCATCCCATGGTGCCATTTAGCCCCAAAGCTTTTTTAGGTGAACCTCCGAGCAACGCGAAAAGCTATGCCAAAGAGTGGATTCCAGCGGCCCAGCAGCAGAGCGAAGGCCAAGTGCCATCGCAGCCAAGTGCGCCATTTTATCAAGCCCTTGACGATTATTTACTGGGTGCCACGTTCCCGCTTGAACTGGATTTGGTTGAACTGCAACGTTTCTGGCGACTGCCGGTACAGTACTTCTTCAATCGCCGTTTGAAAGTCGTTTTCGAGCCGCCAATGGCCGTGATGGCAGATGAAGAGCCGTTTGTGTTGGATGGGCTCAACAGCTTCCAATTGCGTGAACAGTTGTTGCATCGTCTCTTATCGGATGAAAACTGCACGCCTGACATGGTACAGCCGCTGATTGAGGGCGTACGCAGTGAAATGCGTGCACAGGGCAAGTTGCCGATCGGCGCCTTTGGTGAGTTGGAATTTGACACCAACCGCGTGCAAGCTGAAGCATTAATAGAAAAACTAACCGGACTATCTCACGCTGCTTTGGATGATCTCGAAGTGGATCTGACTTTTACGCCATTTGGTGAAGGCAAAACGATTCATTTGAGCGGTTGGTTAACGCAGCACTATCAATCGGGTCTATTGCGTTATCGCAGTGGCAAAATTCGCTCACAAGATTACTTAGCTGGTTGGATTGATCACCTTTCGATGTCGGCCATGGGCGTTGCCAAAGTGACGCATTTGATTGGCTACGACAAGAAAGAAGGGGTTGTGCACCTCAAATACTCGGCGATGGCGGATGCTGGCCAGGCCAAATCGTTGCTTAACGAATTGATCCGCCTGTATATCGAAGGCATGACTCAGCCTTTGGCGTATTTCCCCAAAACCGCATTGGCGGCCATCGAAGCTGGCATAAGCCGCGGGCAATGGAACGATGATGAAGAGAAAGCGTTGAAAAAAATGGCGGATACCTTCAATGATGGTTTCTTGGGTGCAGGGGAAGGCGCTGACAGTTACATCAGTCGTATTTGGCCAAAATGGAATGAACAACTGGCCCATCAAGTACGTTTGATGAGTAGTTTGGTGCTGCAAGGGGCAAGATTGTCCGTTGTGGATGCGTCAGAGGAAGCATAG